TTTCAGCTCTAGCCGTAGTTTGCTCTGCACCAGATGCCATCTGCTCAGAAATCGTCGTCAACTCGGTAGCTGAGGAAGCCAGAGTTTCAACCCCAGTCGTGATGTCACCGATCATACTTCCAACATTTTCAACGATCCTATCCATCGAAGCAGCAAGCTGCCCAGCCTCATCTTTTCTATCCATACCGATCTTAATTGTAAAGTCACCCTCAGCCAACTTATCAGCAAAGGATGCACATTGGATAATGGGCTTTTTTACGGAAGAAGTGAGAAAAAAGCTGATGATCATGCTTAGAAACACTCCTAAACCTACACCGACAATATTAGATGTTTGTGCAGATTTTGTAATCTGCACACTGCTCACCGCCATTTCATTGAGCCGTTTGGTTGCCTTCTCGGTCATTACATTGCAGAGTTTTATGATTTCATCTCCGGTTTCTTCCGCTTGAGTCAGCACAGTTTTATCTTGTTTTTTACGTAAGTTGCGATAGGTCGTTTCATAATTGTCCAACAGTTGGACAAATCTCTCGATTGGGTCTTGTTGTTTTTTAAGTTCTGGATGGTTACCAATCAAGTTTATTAAAGTGGCAAGATTTTTTTTTACAATCTTCAGATGATTTAAACCATCCTGCATGTACTGCATTTTTTCCTCGGTACCATAAAGTAAGAAACGAGTCCGAACTGTGGTAAAGTTATTGGTAAGTTGATTTAGATTTGATACTACGGGGATGAAAATTTCACTTTGATCCAACGCATTATCTTCGATCCTCGAATTGGCAAAACCATTTGACAAGGCAAGAATTATCATCACGGCAATAATTAAAATAAAGCCAGTGCTAAGCTTATATACAAGTTTCAAATTTTGCATCTGATTTACTCCAGAAAATAGTTGCACAACAATATCAGGATACACAATTAACTCCCTATTACTGCCAGATAACATATCGGAATATTTTTGTGAAATGCCAATATTGTAACTTAGTTAATTTAAAAAACTATTTCAAGTTGCGATCCATAACCTTCATTTTGACCTGGAATATAATTTGAATACGAATCCTCCTAAAAAAATTGTGTTAAAACATCTCAATAAATATCATCAGCTTCTTGAAGTTCTTCCCTGTGGTACTAACAAAGGTGTACTTGAAGTAATTGTAAGCTAAGCTATCATCAATCGAATGCTGACGGTAGACCTTTTCTTGACAGAATGTGGGGCAGAAGTGGTCCCTTTTCTTTGGACCTTTTCAAACATTATCACAAAGAATGAAAAAATGTCAAATTAACAAAAACTTCTTCAACATTTGCAAATCATAACAAATTTAAGGTATCATTTTCCTGGTACTTTCAGATCCCACGAATAAAGTAACAAACTGGTTGAAAACAAGGAGGAAATATGAATTATCCGATCTGGTATCTACCGGAAACCGGCGGAGGGTTTCTCATAGCCCTGATTGCCATCCTGCATGTTTTTGTGTCGCATTTTGCCGTTGGAGGCGGTCTTTATCTCATTTACTGCGAAAAAAAAGGACTGGCTGAAAACAGTCAGAAAATTCTTGATTTCACCAAACGACATGCCCGTTTTTTCCTGCTGGTAACCATGGTTTTCGGCTCAATCACAGGGGTTGGTATCTGGTTTATTATTGCCCTTGTCAGTCCAGCGGGCGCCTCACTCCTGGTTCACAATTTCGTGTTCGGCTGGGCAGCGGAGTGGGTGTTCTTCACTGTGGAGATTGCCGCCGCCTTCGTTTACTACTACATGTTTGAAAAAATGGATTCTAAAACCCACCTGCAGGTGGGATGGTTATATTTTATCAGCGCATGGATATCCCTTCTGCTCATCAACGGCATAATCGGTGTCATGCTCACACCCGGTGCCTGGGCGGAAAACCATAATTTCTGGACAGGTTTTTTCAACCCTTCTTTCTGGCCTTCTCTCTTTTTCCGTACATTTATTGCCATCCTGATCGCCGGCTGTTACGGTTACCTGTCCAGTGCGTTCACCAGTGACAGGGAGGTACATGCGGCCATGACCCGCTTTTCCGGTAAATGGGCCCTGGCCGCCCTGATCGGCGCTGTCCCCAGTGGCATCTGGTATCTTTCGGTGCTGCCGGTCCCGGCAAAAGATCTGGTCATGGGAAAATCACCGACCATTGCCTGGGTATTGCAGTGGGGCCTGGTGGCTGTCATTCTCCTCCTGATAATCACTCTTGTCGCCGGCATCCTTCGCCCCGCCTGGAACCTGAAAGCCGTCTCCATGGTCTCCATGGTCTGCGGTCTACTGATAATCGGCTCTTTTGAATGGACAAGAGAGGCTGCCCGTCGTCCCTATGTCATCAACGAGGTGATGTACTCCAATTCCATCCTCAAAAAAGATATGGATAGACTTAACAGTGACGGTTATCTGAAATCCGCTCTATGGATACGCAACAGAGAACTGTCAGACAGCAACAGAGTTGAGGCGGGCAGGGAACTTTATATCCACCAGTGCTATCCATGCCACACCCTGGGGGAAGTAATAACGATCTTATCAAACTGACCGAAAACATGAGTTATTCGGCCCTTACCAAGTATCTTGGAAAAATCCATAAGCTGCGCTATTTCATGCCTCCGTTTGCAGGTACACAGGAGGAACAACAGGCCCTGGCAGCCTTTATCGCAGGGGAACTTCACGGCAAAGATATTTCCAATACCATCCAGGTTGCAGACAGTCCTCTAGCCAGAGGCAGGCTGCTCTTTGAAGATAACTGTTCCGCCTGCCATGAACCCGATGATCTGGCCTCCGCCTTTGAAGAGGAAGATGTCAACTCGCTTGCCTCCCTTCTTCTCAACCTTGATGAAATCTCTGATGAAATGACACCATTTGACGGTACGGAAAAAGAACGATCCGAACTTGCTGAATATCTGGACAGTCTCCAAGGAGGTCAATAATGGAAAACCTGCTTATCCCACATACAGATACAATACCGGCAGCCTGGGGCTGGTTCCAGTTCCTGCTGCTCCTTACCTTTCCGCTGCACCTTCTCACTATGAATGCTATGCTGGGGGGCTGATTCTGGGAGTAATACAGCATTTCAAAGGAGGTGAAATCCGATTGCGTCTTGCCCATCGGATAGCCATTGTACTGCCGCTGATTATCGCTACAACAGTCAATCTCGGGGTTGCTCCCTTTCTCTTTGCCCAGGTTCTCTACGGTCAATTTCTCTATACCAGCTCTGTTCTCATGGGTTTCGTATGGATACTCGTTATCCCGGTACTCATTGTCGCCTACTATGGAGCATACCTGTACGATTTCCGCTTTGTGCAGCTTGGCCGGGCTGGAATATGGATCGGTACGCTTGTCTCCTTTCTTTTACTGGCTATCGGATGGGCTTTTTCCAACAATATGCTTCTCATGCTTCTTCCCGGGACATATGCAGGCTACTTTGATCATATGAACGGCACCCTTCTGGCAACAGGCTATGTGAATTTCCTCCCGAGATATCTCCATATGATGCTGGGAAGCATTGCCATCGGGGATTGTTCGTTGCCCTGCTCGGTCGGTTCAAAGCTGACCAGAATCCGGAGCTGGCCAGTCATGCCCTGCATTATGGCATGCGAAGTTTTCTCATCTGCACCATTATCAATACCCTGGCAGGAACCTGGTACCTTTTCTCTCTTCCAGTGGATGTCATGCGCCTCTTTCTTGGCGGACAGACAGGCCCGACAGTTGTTTTTATTCTCTGCCTGCTTCTGGTTTCAGGAGTCATTTATGGTGCAGTAAAGGAAAAACTGATGCCGACACTGTCCGGGGCTGTTATCCTGGTCATACTGATGACCTTTATCCGCTCATGGGTCCGTTCCGGTTTTCTATCAGACTGGTTCACCCTGGACCAACTGCAACTTGCACCACAATACTCATCAATGTACTTCTTCTTTGTCACCCTGGCAGTGGGTATCATCTGCCTGACCTGGCTTCTGCAGAAAACAGTTTCAGTCCTTAATCGACTGTAAAAACGGAATATTCTCACATTTTTTCAATATGTTCCCTGGAGAAACAATTCTCCAGGGAACATATTGAAATCGAGTGAAAAACAATAAAAATCATTGGCCTTGACTTTCATTTCCCTTTCACCGAAAATAATATAATTCTTCATTGTATAACCTGTATTTCTCATCAATTCAGGCGGCGTCATCTTACCAGGACATTATACAATAAAGAATTTCCCTGGCGACGCTCCCCGGGCATCATTGCAACCGACAGCACGTGCAATCCTTTTTTACTGAATTTCCAAAAAGATATGCAGGCATATACAATCAAAAACAAAATAGCCATCATCAGCATTCTTGCCTGCTGCCTCTATTCATTTTTCATTGGACTGTGCTTTTATTTCGATACCGTTCAGGAAAAAAAAAACACCATGGAGGTGGCACGTAATAGAGCATTGACTGTTTACAAAAAAGACCTGGCCTTTCGCTCATGGGCTGCGGAACATGGCGGTGTATATATTTTTCAGAATGACACAAACTCTCCTCATGCCCATCTGAAGACCACCCCGGAGCGAGAATTCCTCACCCCTTCCGGCAAGAAACTGATCCTCGTCAATCCCGCATCCATTCTTCAACAGGTCTCTGAAAATTTCAATAAGCTTAACAGGAAAAATGACCAGCTTCCAAGCTTGAAAATCTTTAACCGCAACACGGCGACTGACGGATGGGAAAAAAAGGCCACAGCACAGCTGTCCGCAGGCAGTCAGGAGGTGTTCCAAACTGCATTATCCCGAAACAATCCTGTATTGCGATTAATAAAACCAATCAGGCTCCGAAAAAACTGTCTGCGTTGCCACGGCCCGGACGGATACAAAGAAGGAGATACAAAAAGTATTGTATCAATCACTGTACCGTTACAGCCATTCCTCGAGAAGGAGCGAGAAAATATCAAATTTCTCTTTCTCCTGCATTTTTCTTTCTGGATAGTTGGTGTCGCCTTCATACTGGCAGCATTCTTCTGGGGAAGACGCAGGATTGTTGAGCGAATCCATTCAAGAGAAGCGCTGTTGAAAAGTGAAAACGATTTTCGTTCGATTTTCAACAACTCTCCCATGGCAATGGTAATCATGGACAATAACGGGGAAATGCTTTCCTTCAACCATCGTTTTTCCATACTGTTTGGTTTTGGAAAAAACGATATCAGGTCCATGACGGAGTGGTGGGAGAAACTCTTTCCGGAACAGGAATACCGAAATAAAGTAAAAAAGTGGTGGTCCGAAAGTGTTGTCAGCTCGCGAAATGATGAGAAGACAGTGGAAACAAGTGCATGGACAACGACCAGGAAAAACGGGGATACTCTCACCATCGAATTCAGCCTGGTTCCCCTGACGGATATGTCAGTAATTACCCTGAACGATATTTCCACTCAGAAACAGGCCAAGGAAGCCCTGCAGATAAACGAAGAACGATTCAAAGATGCCCAGAAGCTTGCCCATGTCGGCCACTGGGAATTCGACCTGAGAACAAAAGAGCTTATCTGCTCTGAAGAAATATTCAACATTTTTGAAATGAAACCGGAGCAGTTTAAAAATTCTTTCAGACCATTTCTCAAAAGGGTCCATCCGGAAGACAGGAAAAATGTTTTCAAAGCCTATTCAAATCTTGAACCCGCTAAAGCCCCCCGTGAGATAAGCCACCGTCTTCTTCTCTCCAATGGACGGATCAAATTCATCCAGGCAATTTTCCGCACAAAGCACGATGACACCGGTACTCCCGTCTGTATACGAGGTACTGTCCAGGATATCACTGCCCGCAAAGAAGAGGAAACACTGCGAATTCGACTGCAGACAGCCATCGAGCACACGGCAGAAAGCATTGTCATAACAGATAAAAACGGTACAATTCAATATGTTAATCCAAGATTTGAAAAGATCACCGGTTACTCGAGAAAAGAGGCCATCGGCAAAAACCCACGTGTTCTCAGAAGTGGCAGACATAACCGGGAATTCTACAGAGATATGTGGAAAACCCTGTTTGAGGGCAAGGTGTGGAAAGGTCATTTTATCAACAGGAAAAAAGACAACAGTCTCTACGAAGAAGAGGCAACTATTTCTCCAATATTCAATTCCGATGGAAACATTACTGCTTTTGTTGCTGTAAAGAGGGATGTTACCGAACAACTCAGGCTGGAAAAACAGCTGCGACAAACTCAAAAAATGGAAGCTATCGGTACTCTTGCCGGCGGTATTGCCCATGATTTCAACAACATTCTGGCAGCTATCCTCGGTTATGCTGAAATGGCCAGAGAAGATTGTCCGCCTGATTCAACCATCGCCGATGACCTGGACAAAGTACTTACAGCCGGTCATCGGGCCCGTGATCTGGTGCAGCAGATTCTGGCTTTCAGTCGTCAGACAGACACAGAACGTATCCTCTTTTCCCCGGAAGCAATTGTGAAAGAGGCCATAAAAATTCTTCGACCTTCAATTCCAACAACTATTGATATTCACCAGGATATTGAACCGGATATCGGCTCCATCCACGCCGACCCCACCCAGTTCAACCAGATCCTTATGAATCTCTGTACAAACGCCTACCATGTTATGGAGAAAGATGGCGGGATACTGACAATATCTCTTAAAAGAATGACT
The DNA window shown above is from Desulfomarina profundi and carries:
- a CDS encoding methyl-accepting chemotaxis protein; this encodes MYPDIVVQLFSGVNQMQNLKLVYKLSTGFILIIAVMIILALSNGFANSRIEDNALDQSEIFIPVVSNLNQLTNNFTTVRTRFLLYGTEEKMQYMQDGLNHLKIVKKNLATLINLIGNHPELKKQQDPIERFVQLLDNYETTYRNLRKKQDKTVLTQAEETGDEIIKLCNVMTEKATKRLNEMAVSSVQITKSAQTSNIVGVGLGVFLSMIISFFLTSSVKKPIIQCASFADKLAEGDFTIKIGMDRKDEAGQLAASMDRIVENVGSMIGDITTGVETLASSATELTTISEQMASGAEQTTARAETVATAAEEMSANMNTVAAATEEAVTNVSIVATSTDELTSAISEIAQNTAKANQITSTAVGDVEDASEKVGKLGDAATEVGKVTETITEISDQTNLLALNATIEAARAGEAGKGFAVVANEIKDLAKQTAEATGEIRYRINSIQESTQGTVDQISQISSVIKEINGIVSTIAAAVEEQSATTEEISNNMNQATLGLQEVTENVAQSSSVSGEIAQDILKVNSEAGEMTEASGQVRLSIQELSKLAEELRAISTNFRVDDKR
- a CDS encoding cytochrome ubiquinol oxidase subunit I — translated: MNYPIWYLPETGGGFLIALIAILHVFVSHFAVGGGLYLIYCEKKGLAENSQKILDFTKRHARFFLLVTMVFGSITGVGIWFIIALVSPAGASLLVHNFVFGWAAEWVFFTVEIAAAFVYYYMFEKMDSKTHLQVGWLYFISAWISLLLINGIIGVMLTPGAWAENHNFWTGFFNPSFWPSLFFRTFIAILIAGCYGYLSSAFTSDREVHAAMTRFSGKWALAALIGAVPSGIWYLSVLPVPAKDLVMGKSPTIAWVLQWGLVAVILLLIITLVAGILRPAWNLKAVSMVSMVCGLLIIGSFEWTREAARRPYVINEVMYSNSILKKDMDRLNSDGYLKSALWIRNRELSDSNRVEAGRELYIHQCYPCHTLGEVITILSN
- a CDS encoding c-type cytochrome — its product is MSYSALTKYLGKIHKLRYFMPPFAGTQEEQQALAAFIAGELHGKDISNTIQVADSPLARGRLLFEDNCSACHEPDDLASAFEEEDVNSLASLLLNLDEISDEMTPFDGTEKERSELAEYLDSLQGGQ
- a CDS encoding PAS domain S-box protein; the encoded protein is MQAYTIKNKIAIISILACCLYSFFIGLCFYFDTVQEKKNTMEVARNRALTVYKKDLAFRSWAAEHGGVYIFQNDTNSPHAHLKTTPEREFLTPSGKKLILVNPASILQQVSENFNKLNRKNDQLPSLKIFNRNTATDGWEKKATAQLSAGSQEVFQTALSRNNPVLRLIKPIRLRKNCLRCHGPDGYKEGDTKSIVSITVPLQPFLEKERENIKFLFLLHFSFWIVGVAFILAAFFWGRRRIVERIHSREALLKSENDFRSIFNNSPMAMVIMDNNGEMLSFNHRFSILFGFGKNDIRSMTEWWEKLFPEQEYRNKVKKWWSESVVSSRNDEKTVETSAWTTTRKNGDTLTIEFSLVPLTDMSVITLNDISTQKQAKEALQINEERFKDAQKLAHVGHWEFDLRTKELICSEEIFNIFEMKPEQFKNSFRPFLKRVHPEDRKNVFKAYSNLEPAKAPREISHRLLLSNGRIKFIQAIFRTKHDDTGTPVCIRGTVQDITARKEEETLRIRLQTAIEHTAESIVITDKNGTIQYVNPRFEKITGYSRKEAIGKNPRVLRSGRHNREFYRDMWKTLFEGKVWKGHFINRKKDNSLYEEEATISPIFNSDGNITAFVAVKRDVTEQLRLEKQLRQTQKMEAIGTLAGGIAHDFNNILAAILGYAEMAREDCPPDSTIADDLDKVLTAGHRARDLVQQILAFSRQTDTERILFSPEAIVKEAIKILRPSIPTTIDIHQDIEPDIGSIHADPTQFNQILMNLCTNAYHVMEKDGGILTISLKRMTLEAKGPYHGFEIKSGQFIQLTVQDTGPGIPRELKEKIFEPYFTTKNIGQGTGMGLAIVHGIVKSLEGLIEVESPSEGGAAFHIYLPVFQEKAVSENPVTSRSFAGHEKILLVDDEEMLVNMGKDMLERLGYSVTVKQDGRQALEAFRKHPDQFDIVITDQTMPGMTGLNLSREILAIRPDIPVILCSGYSSIISEDKANAIGIRKYIMKPITQQTITRLIREILDNR